The following coding sequences are from one Eucalyptus grandis isolate ANBG69807.140 chromosome 11, ASM1654582v1, whole genome shotgun sequence window:
- the LOC120289798 gene encoding wall-associated receptor kinase-like 1 gives MSNSVFQILLLLVSLTVKASSAAPGLAQLAKLNCTERCGSVTIPFPFGIGPGCFLDKWYEILCLRNGSVPILNERQLRVFNISLPSGFMNGMIIVSLPIIQDVSCGVQSVAPVSLEGSQFVFSQTWNIFRSVGCNTLATIKSTESAVVGCKSLCPATSNFSWYNCSGWDGCCKTTLPFNLQVFNVDFKEEEGPQGCNYAFLEATSNITGLYDSTMNATVPAVLEWGIANDTNYALDLILYDDPIDSSNNADPFTCSRYNLYNPLRYVSEMPFTQCYCERGYTGNPYLIGGCQDIDECEGSNRCPGTCVNKPGGFDCVTGRKTAKFIVIGIGAGLGALLLCLSLWRLYKYIKKRKEIMLKEKYFKCNGGLLLKSELSTPEGNVEKSKLFNSKDLEKATDYFNDNRILGQGGQGTVYKGMLTNGKIVAIKKSKAIDGGKVEQFINEVLILSQINHRNVVKLLGCCLETDVPLLVYEFIPNGTLYQYLHDSNEEFGVSWDTRLRIATEIAGALFYLHSAASIPIYHRDIKSTNILLDEKYRAIVADFGTSKSISLDQTHVTTVVQGTFGYLDPEYFQSSQFTDKSDVYSFGVVLVELLTGQKPILSMREKEGRSLVTYFIISMEGNRLFDIVDAQVLKECKKEEISLVANLAKRCLNLAGKARPTMKEVAMELERIRKLQNPSGIQQNQENREATKSYDAAFTSIQSSIDVMTFSDVQPLLPSEMR, from the exons ATGTCCAACTCAGTGTTTCAAATACTCTTGCTTCTGGTTTCCCTCACGGTAAAAGCATCGTCGGCTGCACCTGGACTTGCACAGCTTGCAAAGCTTAATTGCACGGAAAGATGCGGAAGCGTCACCATTCCCTTCCCCTTCGGAATAGGGCCTGGGTGTTTCTTGGATAAATGGTACGAGATCCTCTGCCTGCGAAACGGCAGTGTTCccatactaaatgagagacaaTTGCGAGTTTTTAACATTTCGCTCCCCAGTGGATTCATGAACGGCATGATTATTGTCAGTCTTCCTATAATTCAAGATGTAAGTTGTGGGGTCCAATCTGTTGCGCCAGTGAGCTTAGAAGGAAGCCAATTTGTCTTCTCCCAGACATGGAACATTTTTAGATCGGTCGGTTGCAACACCCTGGCGACAATCAAGAGTACAGAATCAGCTGTTGTGGGTTGCAAGTCGCTATGTCCTGCAACCAGCAACTTCAGCTGGTATAATTGTTCTGGGTGGGACGGATGCTGCAAGACCACCCTTCCCTTTAACCTTCAGGTCTTTAATGTGgatttcaaagaagaagaaggacctCAAGGGTGCAACTACGCTTTCCTGGAAGCTACATCTAACATAACAGGTTTATACGATTCGACTATGAATGCTACGGTTCCGGCGGTGTTGGAATGGGGAATTGCAAACGATACCAACTATGCGCTTGACCTTATCCTGTATGATGACCCAATAGACAGCTCGAACAATGCTGATCCTTTCACCTGTAGCAGATACAACCTCTACAACCCGCTTCGGTATGTCAGTGAAATGCCATTTACACAGTGCTATTGTGAAAGGGGGTATACTGGTAACCCCTACCTCATTGGAGGATGCCAAG ATATTGACGAATGTGAAGGCTCAAACAGGTGCCCCGGGACTTGCGTGAACAAACCGGGCGGCTTTGACTGCGTCACTGGTAGAAAGACAGCTAAATTCATTGTTATTG GGATTGGGGCAGGCCTTGGGGCACTACTTTTGTGTCTTTCCTTATGGAGGTTGTACAAATAtatcaagaagagaaaagaaatcatGCTCAAAGAGAAGTACTTCAAATGCAATGGCGGTCTTTTGTTGAAAAGTGAACTATCTACACCAGAAGGCAACGTGGAGAAAAGCAAATTGTTCAACTCCAAGGATTTGGAGAAGGCCACCGACTACTTCAACGATAATAGGATACTCGGGCAAGGTGGACAAGGGACTGTTTATAAGGGTATGTTAACAAACGGAAAAATAGTAGcaattaagaaatcaaaagcAATAGATGGGGGAAAAGTTGAACAGTTCATAAATGAAGTCCTCATCCTCTCACAAATCAACCACCGAAATGTGGTTAAGTTATTGGGGTGTTGCTTGGAGACAGACGTCCCGCTTTTAGTGTACGAATTTATACCAAATGGGACTCTATACCAATATCTACATGACTCAAATGAAGAGTTTGGTGTATCATGGGACACACGCCTACGAATTGCAACGGAAATTGCAGGAGCCTTATTCTACTTGCATTCAGCAGCCTCTATTCCCATTTATCACCGAGACATCAAGTCCACCAATATCCTCTTGGATGAGAAATATCGAGCAATAGTTGCAGATTTTGGTACCTCCAAGTCCATTTCTCTTGATCAAACTCATGTAACCACAGTGGTGCAGGGGACTTTTGGCTACCTAGATCCTGAGTATTTCCAATCAAGTCAATTTACAGACAAAAGTGATGTGTACAGTTTTGGAGTTGTCCTTGTTGAGCTCTTAACGGGACAAAAGCCGATCTTGTCAATGAgggaaaaggaaggaagaagtcTCGTGACCTATTTCATAATTTCAATGGAGGGGAATCGCTTGTTTGACATTGTTGATGCTCAAGTTTTGAAAGAATGTAAGAAAGAAGAGATTTCATTGGTTGCTAACCTGGCAAAAAGATGCTTGAACTTGGCTGGGAAGGCCCGGCCTACAATGAAAGAAGTGGCAATGGAGTTGGAGAGGATAAGGAAGCTCCAAAATCCTTCAGGTATTCAGCAAAATCAAGAGAACCGTGAGGCAACTAAATCTTATGATGCTGCTTTTACATCTATCCAGTCAAGCATAGATGTCATGACATTTTCGGATGTTCAGCCACTCTTACCTAGTGAGATGCGGTGA